The DNA segment GTTTGCCGGTGGTATTCAAAGAGCCAGAGAACTGTCCCCCATATCAGAGCAGCGACAAGCGGAAAGGGATCCTGCTTTGGCTGTGGGACATAGCCCTTTTCCACTGCCAGCCGAGACAAGCCGAACAGGATACGAGAAAGCAGGTACATAATGATCTGCATGAAGAGAAAACCCAAAGAACATTACGTCAATAACCTGACTAGATATACTAGCCAGGTTAAGTGATTAAGAAATGATAAGCCAGGCAAAAGGGGCAGAAACAATTTACCcaactgaaaagcaaacaggtTGTAGGTTCACATATCAAGCAGTCTTTATAAATGGAGATGTTTGTGTCTTCCCTACATCCTCAAACTCCTACTTCTCTGCTGGTGCTCTGATTTAGGACAAGTTACACTTCATGCAACACATCTTTGCAGTTGCACAACTTTTGTCTTTGCTCACTTAATGCTACTCACAGAGCAGCCCTGCTAACCTGCCAAGCAGATACAAACTCAGTAGTTTGGATGCATCCTAAAACCAGACTGAAAGTATGTTCTTGCAGGGCATTGCACAACACCACTTTTGATTAATCTGCATCTGTGTGTTTTACTGACTGATTAATCTGTGACTGTGTTAACAACCAGCTTTAAATCAAACATCCCCTGAGCAGCTTTTGTCAGGTTAACCAGTTAAGTGTAGCTCAGTAACCGATTGTGCTCTACACTCACAACATTCAAGCTAAAGGGTTTAACCTTGCGAGTAGGCAGAGTAGGAGCACACAGTCAGTTACCACAGCTCAGATGACAGGTAGGGTAACCAAATGGCTTTGGATTGTGtgactgcctgcctgccttcctagGTATATGAGTGCAGCTCTGCAGGTAAACCTGGGCTTTTAGCGCTCAAACTGCACACACCGTTCACGAAGGCACACAACCACCTCTAGAATTTGAATGCAGAGCAGCCAAAACAAGAACTTGTGCAAAGAGGAATATGGTAAAAGAGTAATGCCATGTGGTAAGAACCACCAGAAACATGCCAGGCTATACCAACCACTTCCCGGCACATGATCATCCAACTGTTGGGCTTTTTTGTCAAGGAAACTTTTAAAGAACGCATTTACCTGGCTGTTGATGGGATTGTTCTCACCGAACACTAGCCAACCCCCAATGCAGGCtgcaaagaaagaatgaaatggaatTTGTTTCCCCTGTAGTCGGGACTGCAACGCCATCAGCCCCTTGTAGGTGGACACAAAATACGCCAAGTTCCGGGAATGAGTGTACGTAGCCTGAGCAATCGATTTCAATTTCTCTcttaaactgaagaaaagaaacagacaatTAGCAGAGCAAAAAGGCAGGACCACTGCAGTCACTCAGCCTGGATGCTACGCCCCTCTGGCCTGCCCATCTAGACGGATAGCTGGGGCACCCCATGGGACATCTTGTGAGGGAAGAGAAATCCCGTCACCTCTGGCTCACTCATCAGAATACAGCTCTACTTAGGCTGCAGACTGTGCTTCTGTCTAATTCTATGACTAGTcaagcagccttttttttattattttttgcctAAGTGCAAACCTCTGGCATAAGCGGGGAAAGCCACAACGCGCACTGCTATAGTTTGGCTTCCCTCACTTGAACGGAGAGCAGAGTGCTGCTGTTTGCATCTGGTAACTTCTCCTCTGCCCATTGGTTCTCATCAGCCATTCTATGAGTGGTTGACCCCCATGAGTATgtatatttgtgtgtgcatatgAATTGTCCTGCTTAGTTCTCAGAACAACAGGCTATGGACATGGCTCACATATGCTTCTGCTCTTTAAGCCCTCTGGTAACATGAAAAATTGAATGCTTGAATGAAAGCGTTCTAAGCAGtaatgcagaaatacaaaactAGGGTTCATACCTTCCGCTCTTGAATAGAAAAGTCATCACCAGGGCATGCGGGCCACGAATTTTTGCTCCATAACTGCAAAAGTGAATAGATATTGCAGAATTTTTGTATTATAATATGAAATGATCGTATTTCTAATCTACTGACAACCAAAAGATGCTACTTAAGCATCTACGTCTTATTTGTAAGTCAGCCCAGTAGCAGCAGCACACCAGACCAGAAGGAGTCCAGGCCACAGGCTTACCGGAACACACACCCCAATAAGCCAGGCCCAAAGGGGACCCCAAAACCAGTTAAAACCTCACCTACGGGTGAGAGGGAGGGAAACGCCTCTCCCGAACCTCCACCACAACAGCCCCGGCCTCCTTACAGGCAAGGAGGACACACGGCGGCCTTCCCGCGGCTCTCGGGGCGACTGGGCCCCGACGGAACCGAGACAGCaccccctccccctttccccccgggcccggcgccccctccctccctctctctctccctccttcctctcagCCGCCCCCGCCGCACTTACACGGCCCCGTTGCGGAAGCCCTTGAGGACGGCGAGCGCGGCGCGGTAGcggtgctgctgcaggagggcgTTAGCGGCGCGGAGCAGGGCGCGGAGCGCATCCCCGCCGCCGGCCATGGCGGACCTCCCGCCGGGACCGGCCTGGGCCGCCGACAGCACGCACGCTTCCGGGGGCGGGACCCCGCCCGCCGCACGCATAGGCTCACCCTGCCGTCCATCGGCGCTCTTGGCCAACAGGCGGCGCCACCCTAATAGCCCATGGGTGGGGAGCGTCTGCCTTGCAGCCAATGGGGGGCGCCCGGAGCGCCTCGCCCATCCCCTCCCGCtgagggcggcggcggggccccgcTCGCCGCCGTCGGCCCcgcggggcggcccggcccggagCGGCGCGGGTCATGGGGCCGGGGGGCGCGGCCCTCCCGCGGCAgaggcgcggggcgggggctcCGCGGGCCCTCGCAGGCGCCGCGCCGGGAGCCCGACCGGGGCAGGTGCGGCCGCCGGGCCGCTCCCGCCCCTCTCGGCGGGGCCCGGCCTCCGCGGACCCGCGGGGCGCTGCTAGAGGCGCCGCTCCGCCGCGGCCCTAGTTAAGCGCCAGAcccccgccgggcccggccgccggcGCCGGGGTGTCACCGCCCAGAGCAGCGGACCGGCCCccgggccgccccccgcccccctccccccgccccccctccgcccGCTCCCCGGCGCGGGCGGagggcgccccctggcggcgggcggcggcgccgctCCCGGTGCCCGCTCCGGCTGGCGGGTCGCGGCCGCCCCGGCTCCAAGATGGCGCAGGCGATCTTCGAGGCGCTGGAAGGTAACGGggccgccgcgccgggcccAGCCGGGCCACGCCGGGCCGACAGCGGGGATGCGCCTCTCctcgctcccccccccgcccagcgccgctgcccccgccgccgcgtgGCACgaggggccgcggcggggccgccccgcgAGGCCTGGCCCGGCGGGCAGCGGGGGGCTGCCGGCAGCGCGGGGCCatgccccgctcccccccccccccccccgtcttTCCCGGCGGGCGGCGCGCACCGGCGCGGCCCCGGGGCAGGCGGGCGGCGCGAGCGGCCccgcgcggcggcgggcggggcgggacCGCAGCGGGCATCCCCCGCCGGCAGCCCGGGGCTCCCCTCGCCGTCCCCGGCGGCACCCCTGTCGcctcccgtcccgtcccccaTCTCCGGGCCCTGTGCCACCCCCTCCCTGTGCGTCGGGGCATCCCCGCGCCGCCCATCCCGGTGCCCTGTGCACCGGGCAGCCCCCGTTAGCCCCGTGCCCCGGGGCGCCCCGTCGCCCCCCTGCCCCTGTGCCCTGCACGTTGGGGCGCTCCCATCGCCCCCGCCTCTGCGTCCGGCAAACGGGATCACCAgtccccagggcagccccctcgCTCGTGTGCCCCTCGCCCTCCCGGCGCTCCCCGTCCCTGTGCCCAGCGCGCTGGGACGCCGCCGTGCGGGTGGGCACCCTCGTGTCCTGCATGCGGGGGTTCCCCCGTCTTCCCCACACACCGGCGCTCACGCTGCCGGCCCCACCGATGTGCCGTGCTCCCCGCCTGCCCTGGGGGTGGTCCCCGGGTGGGTGCTGGCCCCTGCCTGTGTGTGTTAGCGTGGGGGGTCCGTGCTTACAGCCAGAGCATCGCCCGGCTCCTGTCTGCCGTACCGGCGAACGGGTCGCACTCACAGTCATCTCAGTTTAGCGCTGGGACACGGTGTGTTTCAGGCAGGTGCCAGCCGAGGGGCACTCCTGGATGTGCTAAGCTGTGGCAGGCTGACACGGAGCTCAGGTCCAGCCCATTTGGAGGAAAACTACTTCACAAGGCATTTATTTCCTAAATTGGCTCATACGTTTGTTTTCCTTTACGTGGGGGGATGCCACTGACTGGAAGGCCTTGCATTGGGATCGTCACCCTATACTTTGCAAACAGCACCTGCGatcacagcagcagaaagaagagcaaagaagaaatgtttctctCTATTTTGTCAGGTTACTTGGCGCATTTGACAGCACTCAGTGTATAATCAGGTTCCCTATTTGCTCTTTGTGTCAGCTCCTCATTGTGTGGGTTTCCTTGCAGAATTCAGGAGAGCAaaacattttagcaaattaagaaaaaagcgtgggggtttttttttaggccCACAACAATTGGCAGCTTTTAGTAGCTgagcttgtttgttttgtcttgttgaTTCGATTACAAGTCGATGGTGACTTGGCATTCGTGTGCCGTGCTGAGAGCAGCTGTGTTCTCAGcgggtgctgtggggcagaggtGCATTTTCGCCTGTCACTAAAGCACCTGGTGCTTGTGTCAGCAGAAAAAACTCAATGCATGAAATTCAGGGCATGAGGGAAAAGTAGCACCTGGGTGAAATGGACGGTCTTATTTCATCTTTAACTGAGAGAAATttgaaagaggggaaaaaaaagtgcaaatcAGTAGTCTTGTACTTTTATCCTGCCTTTCCCAAATCACCTTGTTTTTGTCAGGCTCTGGGGAAGGCCTGCTGCCATCAGGAGAGAAGAGATGGCTTTTTTCTTAGGTTTCATGACTGTGAAGAACGTCCTGCAGACCGGTGCCAGCTGTAATCAGTGCAGGATCGATCCAAAGCTTTCTTCTGGAGTCTGTGGATGGCCGCGAATGGCATCCGTGTAACCAAGTAACTCTGCCTGCTTGTTTTCATGGGTTACTAAACCTTGAACTTGGTGATTTCACTCTGTGTTAAGTGTGGTGGTGTGCATTTAGCCTGTGAAACTGCAGGGAGCCTGTGGGCATTTGTGTGAATTGCCAAATGAATGAAGAGCAGACTATTTCTGTTGTCCTGGGCCGCTTTTCTCTGGCAGAAGGCTGGATGCAACACTGACAATGTTGCTGCATTGTTGTCGCCTGTCTTCAGGTCTTGGCCTCTCCTTAAGCTTCTCCCTGCTAGAGGGATCAAGGCAATCATCTGGCTTTTTTGCTTGGAAGATCTGGCTACGTGTCAGAAGGAAACCCAGTTGTCCAGTGCTGAGCACATCAAGAGTGGCATTCTTGATGCAAACGGTTCTTAATTCTCCCCATAATATACTTAACGTGAATTTTTGATCCCCCTTTTTCGTTTGCATCCTGCTAGCTTACTTCTGCTGAAGAAGGGCTGCTCCATTTCACTCTTTGGTTTGGATGTGCCTACAAGAGCCTGCAGCGCTGCCTTTGCAGTTGACCAGGAGGTTATTTGTACAAGAGGAGGTATATTTTAAAGCAGGGCTTTGGTCTGTGTGAGAAGATCCACCCAAGGAGTGCTCCAGCGGTGTTCTGCCAGTGGGGCTGTCCTGCAGGGCTGGTTGCAGCTCTCTGCGCAAGGGAACGCTTGCAGAACTGGACCTGCAGCTTTGCTGTGCCTTGTGTGATTTATGTGAAAGAGTTCCCATAGGCATGGTGGTAATTTTACAGTAGTGTGTGAAGTAGTGTGATCTGCTGCTTTCCAGTAGCTGCTTGTGCCCTATGCTTCCCAGCAGCTGAAGAACGgtgctctcctctctcccagggGCATGTGCAGTGTTTGCAACCTCTTCTTGGTGAAATGATGAAAAAGGTGTTCACAGAGTCTTAATGTTACTTGCTTCACACTGGAGATTGCAGGAGAAATGAGTATTTAGGATAACTTTAAAATGCCATGGATTATATGGGTACTCCCCATCAGGAAGGTAATATCCCGGTTGTCTaggagaaattttaaaattacaagagGAACTTGCAATGCTGGTTGCTCCTGCTGCACTGTTCCTTTATGCTGTGAACTGTTACGGCATTTCACTGTCCTTCCTGGTGATGTTTGCTGAGCGACCTCTCGTCGGGAGCTATCCTTACCTCACTGCTTGGAAATGATCGGActgagagattttctttttactgtggCACATAATTCTGAGTTCAGAGctttacagttttgttttgcaaagatcttgaagaaaagtgaaaagcaaCCTAAGAACCCCccacctttcttttctcccttagTCCACAAGGTATAACATACAACCCTGACATGCCATTTGTTTTATTCGTGGGTTCCTTGTCATAAAGGAGCGGTAGGGAGGAGTGCATAAAAATCACccatttttgctatttttttttccatagccaGATTGTTCCATGTGTCTTTACATCTgatttataaaaagaaagagtgTGTTGGGCTTAATCCACCGGTTGCATGCTGCTGGCTAGGTTGTCTCCCTCCATGAGCAGTCCTCATCTCCTGTATTTATCTGGAATATTTTAGAACATTTTAGCTGTCGCAAAAAATATTTGTGCCAAAGCAAGTGAGACGATTCTGACAACAAATCTGGCTAGGTGTGTGCTCTTATGGAGTCCGGAAGAGACCAACCGGCAGCTTTTGCTTGAGAGGAGCCTGTGGAGGACCACAGTCCTGGAAGTTGGGGGAGCCACGGTCCTGCTCTCCCACATGTCCCAGAACCTGGGTGGCAGCTGGTGGCTGAGTGGACCGCCCAGCATCTCTCCCAGGAAACCATGCTTAATATTTCCTTCGTAAAGCTATAGCTAAATCCTCCTGTAGTTCATAGACCTGTGTCTGATCAGATCTGGGAATGCTTGTCTTGAAAACAGGGAGGCATTTCTAACAGTGCTGCTGAGACAGAGTTGCTGCACACCAAGGATTTTGTCTTCACTGAGCTCAGTGCTTGTCTGTGCTGTGTCACGCTGTGTCCCAGGCAGATCCACCCAGGCTGTTACCCTGTCTGGCCTGTCACATCCCAAATATCTACTTCTTAGCTCTTTTCATACCCACTGTTTGTAAGCgtctttcctctctgcagcaAATGCCTGAAACCAAGCCTTCTTGGCTTTCCTTgcccttcttccctttttcttcttgtatcaAAGGAGTGTATGGAGACAGGTGGGAGTGTTGCTTTATATGACAGTTAGTGCTATGGAGTAGAGGGGGATGAGAAGGTGAGAGTGGCTGTGTGGGAgaagacagcagcagccagtgagGGGCTTCCCTCCACAACTCATGGGCGAGCTCCCAGCACTCCATGTTCGGGCCGTGCTCAATTTACCATCCATGCTTGTGTCTCCTTTCAGGAATGGATAATCAGACAGTGCTGGCTGTGCAGTCCTTACTAGATGGTCAAGGAGGTGTGACGGATCCATCTGCTCAAAATGTCAACTCCTCCACCGCCATCCAGTCAATGGGTGAGTCCTGGTAGGactgggagagagagaagggggacaGGAGGGCTGCACGTCTCTTCCTACAGCATGTACTCATGATTATTGGAACAGCTGGGACAACAGCTGTATGTGTAGGGTGCTGCTGTGAATGTTGTGAGCCCTCAGCAGGACtaggcagagcaggaggaagagggcaAGTGCCCAAGTGAGCAGAGGTGGTTTTGGAGATGGTCGTGACAATAGACTTGACCATGCGTTTCCAATAAAGGCATGAAGGGAAGGAGCAGGTGCTGTCCCTGCCACTAGTGCTTGTTACtgttcacattttttatttaatgagcCATTCCTTATCCTCTGGGGATGTACAACTACTCCAGTCATTGAGTATCTCATCTGTGTGAATGAATATGGGAACCAGTCATTTATGTGCACGTGAACACTCATAGTGCTTGACTGGGACTCGCTGGGTGGATACCAAGTTATCCCCTGGAGGAGTTATAGTCTGTGTCCCCAGAAATTTTCTGCTTCAGGCTGTGAATCAGACAAGGAGGTACAGCCTTGTGAGTCCAACTGGATCAAGTGAAAAATGGCGTGTGCTTGTGTCGTTTGCTAACGCTGCAAATTTCATCTAGGACATGGTAACTGGGTtgtcttctttctgcttctAACATCAAGCAGAGGCACCAAAGACCAGTAGTCTTGCGGGGCAGGTGGCTTTTGGACACAAGCTGCCATTGACTCTGTGCTCTGATCCAAGTTACTTCCCTTCCTTTGTGCAACCTGAGTAATAAAATCTGCCTCAGCCAGCATAACGCAGGTGCTTTGGAAGAAGCTGTTTTGACTAAAAGCAGAGGGTGCTACAAGAGCAAGGCTGGGTTGGTTCTTCACGTTTTTGGGATGAGAAGACAGACAACAGGATTCAGGTTATGACAGGAAGACGGCAGGTTTCGTATatgggagcagggctgagaTAGGCTCAATCACATCGGTTGGCTTTAGGGATAGCTTGGGATTGGTGGGGAGGGACAGTTTGGCCCTTGCAGCTGATCTCTCATAATGATGATGTCCTTGAGGTGCTAAGATCCAGAAAGCGTCTGTTTTCCTGTGACTGTGGTTGTTAGGTGTAGCACTGGGGAATGCAGAAGAAAGCCTGGAGCAGTGATCTGGTCCTCTTAATTGCAGATGATGAAGACGTGTTCCTCTGTGGGAAGTGTAAGAAGCAGTTCAACTCACTGCCTGCCTTCATGACCCACAAGAGAGAGCAGTGCCAGGGAAATGCCCCTTCTCTTTCCACGGTCTCACTGGCCACCAACAGTGTGTACACCCCCTCCATCACATCGGTGCAGCAGGCTCCAAGCGCCAGCCGGCAGGTaccgtgctgcaggcagaggctCTACTGCTCTGTCGCCATGGTTTTGGGAGTGGGGGGGACCTCTGGGTGATGCTTTTAGATCCAGTGGTGCCTCATGACTGACCTCTTTGCTAGGAGCCTTAGTTCTGGTCCTGTTGGCTTTTGACCTCATGGATAAAGCTTCCTGGTCCTCTGCAGTGAGGTGTCCTCCAGCACGAGTGTCTGATAGCCCTTTTTTCAGGACAGGAGGGGTTTCATATTGTCTGTGCTACAGCCAGACTTTGGTTCTACTGAAGAGCCCCACTGTCACAGGCTGGAAGGCTGGCCACATGCCTGGGTGCACGCTGCACAGTGCTCAGGGTGAAATGGCTCTTGCTGTCCCCTGGGCCGTGGTCTGGCTCTTGGGCAGAAGAGGAAGGCAATGTCTGGCAGCTtcatccctgcatccctcctcTCAGTTTTCTGCAAACAAGCCCATATAATGTAGTGTGACGAGCCTTAAGGGAGTATCCTCTCTGGAGTAACTCTTCTTCCCAACAGACTCGGGAGCAAGTCCCTTGTACATGACACGTACTGTTCCTGCAATCATGATGGTTTCTGAAGTGCTTTCAAACcaactgtttttttcaagttaaCGTAGTGTCAGTGGATGGTGCTGCCCAGGGCTGCAAACATGGGTTGTTTCCACCCAGAAAATGAGAcagcctccctcccctcctaTAATCTGACTCCAGTCTGAAGAGATGAGCCTGACGTTCACCATCTGCATCCAGAGCAGCCTCCCTCAGTTCTCCACCTTCCCTAGCTGGGGAAAGCACCCAGGAAAGGCCTGAACCTGTCTGTAACCAGTTTGTCCTGCAGATCTTGTTTAATAAACCTTGATTTGAATTGTAGCCAGTGGCCACTTTCTCTGAGTCACTGTGATATTTTTTACCTCCTTTTCTGAAGAACTTTTCTGGAGCTGCCTTATTGTTATGGCAGAAACTACCATGGACTCAGCAGGAAGCTGAAAGTAGATAATTGCTGTGGCTCATCTGCTGACCAGAGGCTGTGAAAGCAGAGACTCTCAGGTTCAGTAAAAAGCAGTGTCATTGtttttgtttattgttttgTCCTGTTGGTGGTCCACAATgcatcctttttcctttcagcaaatTTCTACATACATCACTGTTCCCCCATCGCCTTTGATTCAGACCCTGGTGCAGGGGAACATCTTAGTCAGTGATGAGGTACTGATGTCGGCCATGTCTGCTTTTACATCCTTGGACCAGCCCATGCCAACGGTGCAGCCCCCGGCACAGGTAAGGGGCAAGTTTGGGCCAGGGCAGTCCTGCTGCATGGGGCCATGCTTGCACAGTAGGAGAGTCCTGTTGGTCAATCAGACTCTAGAGATCTGCTTCGAGGCTGAATCCTGGGCACCATCCCAGTGTGACAGCCAGGCTTGGGAAAGAGTGAAGGATAAATGACAGAATAACTCCAGGGCCTGCTCTCTTCTGGTGTCCTTGGTGCTGGATGCTCAAATCTTTGTAAGGTGATCTCTCCAGCTTTTTGTTGAGCCCCTGTATAATGGTTGGCTTCCAAAGCCTTTGTCAGTTTGCTCCATGGATCCCTCTCCTCCTGGAATGGTTGTTTTGGGCTCTCCCCAGGGATGGCCAGACTGTGTATACTCCCTATGCtctgaaaatgttctttgtAACCAGAAGgattaaaagctttaaaaacaaagcaagaaaagcagTGGGGCTCGAGTGCTTGGGTTTTGGAGGAGACAATGTCTACTGGCAGGTCATGCCAAGCCTCTGCAAGCCAGCACAGTCTGGTCCAACCTGGCAGTTGGACAGTGCTGCATTCTGTCAAGACATCATTGCTCTTCCTGCAGGTGCCATTTTGAATTGGGATTGGCAACTCATCACTGCTGCATTTTCAACATCTTGTCTGTCTCTCCCTGTTGTGGTTTTAGAGCAGCTTGAGTATGCACGCTGGGACTGGCTacctctcccagccccccccgcctccgcctcccccgccgccaccgcctccTCAGCCTCCACCACCTCCCCC comes from the Haliaeetus albicilla chromosome 2, bHalAlb1.1, whole genome shotgun sequence genome and includes:
- the PXMP4 gene encoding peroxisomal membrane protein 4 — its product is MRAAGGVPPPEACVLSAAQAGPGGRSAMAGGGDALRALLRAANALLQQHRYRAALAVLKGFRNGAVYGAKIRGPHALVMTFLFKSGSLREKLKSIAQATYTHSRNLAYFVSTYKGLMALQSRLQGKQIPFHSFFAACIGGWLVFGENNPINSQIIMYLLSRILFGLSRLAVEKGYVPQPKQDPFPLVAALIWGTVLWLFEYHRQTLQPSLQSSMTYLYDDSNVWHDISDFLIYNKRTDSK